A region from the uncultured Draconibacterium sp. genome encodes:
- a CDS encoding FAD-dependent oxidoreductase, which yields MKKTDVLIVGQGLAGTLLAFELYFAGVKFCIVNNPQKSTASAVAAGMVNPLVFKRMTKSWMVDELLPVMKKRYRELEELLGERFYFDMPMIKPLSEQETELWQQRKADKAFGKYIQSITANSPVKHLQAAPAYGVVHGSGYLKTENFLEAARRFFQKSEMLIESDFPATMGNFQYSDFQDFTFEKIVFCQGHYLNTHPLFDFVRLQPAKGEVLQIYAPDLSEEYILNKRVFVLPVGNHRFKVGSTYEWDDLSNIPTEKGKASILERLESLIPIHYRIEKHWAGIRPTVADRRPVLGKHPEHQYFYVFNGLGTKGVMLAPYFAAETRKLLQNDSYKLNNEVDISRFW from the coding sequence ATGAAAAAAACTGACGTACTGATTGTTGGGCAAGGCCTGGCCGGTACCTTACTGGCTTTCGAGCTGTATTTTGCCGGAGTTAAGTTTTGTATTGTTAATAATCCGCAAAAAAGTACAGCTTCAGCGGTGGCTGCCGGCATGGTTAATCCGCTGGTATTTAAACGTATGACCAAAAGCTGGATGGTTGACGAACTGCTACCGGTTATGAAAAAACGTTACCGCGAACTGGAAGAATTACTGGGCGAGCGTTTTTATTTCGATATGCCCATGATAAAACCACTGTCGGAGCAGGAAACAGAACTGTGGCAACAACGAAAAGCAGATAAAGCATTCGGGAAATACATTCAATCAATTACAGCAAACAGTCCTGTTAAACACCTACAGGCAGCCCCGGCTTATGGCGTTGTTCATGGATCTGGTTATTTAAAAACAGAAAATTTTCTGGAGGCAGCCAGGCGGTTTTTCCAAAAAAGCGAAATGCTGATTGAAAGCGACTTTCCAGCAACTATGGGTAATTTTCAATACTCCGATTTTCAGGATTTTACATTTGAAAAAATTGTATTTTGTCAGGGGCACTACCTGAACACCCATCCCTTATTTGATTTTGTGCGCCTGCAACCGGCAAAAGGCGAAGTTTTACAAATTTATGCTCCTGATTTGTCGGAAGAATACATTTTAAACAAACGGGTTTTTGTACTACCTGTTGGAAATCATCGTTTTAAGGTAGGCTCAACTTATGAATGGGATGATTTATCCAACATACCAACAGAAAAAGGAAAGGCATCTATTCTGGAACGCCTGGAGTCATTAATCCCAATTCATTATCGGATTGAAAAGCACTGGGCAGGCATTCGTCCAACCGTTGCCGACCGAAGGCCGGTTTTGGGTAAACATCCTGAACATCAATATTTTTATGTGTTTAACGGCCTGGGGACCAAGGGGGTGATGTTGGCTCCGTATTTTGCAGCAGAAACCAGAAAACTGTTGCAAAACGATTCCTATAAACTTAATAATGAAGTTGACATTAGCAGGTTTTGGTAA
- a CDS encoding LytTR family DNA-binding domain-containing protein gives MQKYDSRLVLSSSDYFYLFEKEDIVFCEELDDQTTINLQNGQQFRVAFSLDELKQKINRTDFFQPQSNCLVNAQYVSRVQQIAGIEVLLKNGRVIRVSPKLAKEVLQFFEKFTRIQI, from the coding sequence ATGCAAAAATACGATTCCAGATTGGTTCTATCTTCTTCAGATTATTTCTACTTATTTGAAAAAGAAGATATTGTATTTTGCGAAGAGCTTGATGACCAAACCACAATAAACCTGCAAAACGGACAACAATTTAGAGTAGCTTTTTCGCTTGACGAACTAAAACAGAAAATAAATCGTACCGACTTTTTCCAACCTCAAAGTAATTGTTTGGTAAACGCACAATACGTAAGCCGCGTGCAGCAAATTGCAGGTATTGAGGTTTTATTAAAAAACGGTCGTGTAATTCGGGTAAGCCCTAAACTGGCAAAGGAGGTGTTGCAGTTTTTCGAGAAATTTACACGAATTCAAATTTAA
- a CDS encoding histidine kinase, translating to MHLFKSFLFKLGLATVVNLLFAGQIVFAQSVDFPDSLEAELAAAQLTKHLSETNDSLQTIDLLYNYSVYLDENGDLEGSTLYMEKALRTAVAIQDNRQIARVGNYLATNYLMLGQVDISITTYNLALKHAEQTNEYSEIAKISMNLAENYNFIGDYKNAIKYGLNSLKIKESVHDWERICYHYMAMSNIFKETGDLDKREEYILLAYQMKDKHDCSVPSDVAKIYNGLGGVAQQRSQYKKALAYYDTLKVYCEEHDFAQGINTALTNSALIYQEQQNYAKALDLILESEKYAHETPYDTIFADNCKTELYLSLNEPEKALELAMKNFKRHELVFYSAEHLKCLEFLYEINFQLKNYKDAYRWNDSLWIYRDSLSNQGVRTAIADLEMQYQTEKKEQQIALLQAENRIEQQKKLVYIAISLVLLLLVVIGTLLYFKNKRENQIHRLELRQQLLRSQMNPHFLFNALGSIQNFMYKNETKKAATYLGNFARLTRSILEHSAEEQIMLCDEIDLLKNYLELEIMRAKGSFNYRIQIADDMDTEFVKIPPMLIQPFVENAVKHGLRNINYPGELLLAFSETEDKLHVTVKDNGHGIGKTTGKKNQNKSHRSMSMEIFKERQGIMLRRYKKQIQFIVSDLSMASPREKGTEVKLTIPL from the coding sequence ATGCATCTTTTCAAAAGCTTTTTATTTAAACTTGGTCTGGCCACAGTGGTAAATCTTCTTTTTGCAGGGCAAATTGTTTTTGCACAGTCCGTTGATTTTCCCGACAGCCTGGAGGCCGAATTAGCAGCAGCACAACTTACAAAGCATTTGTCTGAAACAAACGATAGTTTACAAACCATAGATTTGCTTTATAATTATTCAGTTTATCTCGATGAAAATGGAGATTTAGAAGGCTCTACATTGTACATGGAAAAGGCACTAAGGACTGCCGTTGCCATTCAGGATAATCGCCAAATTGCACGTGTTGGCAATTACCTGGCCACTAATTATTTAATGCTTGGGCAGGTAGACATTTCAATAACTACGTATAACCTGGCACTTAAACACGCCGAGCAAACCAATGAATATTCAGAAATAGCCAAAATAAGTATGAACCTGGCTGAAAACTATAATTTTATTGGCGACTACAAGAATGCCATAAAATATGGTCTAAATTCATTGAAGATTAAAGAGTCGGTGCACGATTGGGAACGTATTTGTTACCATTACATGGCCATGAGTAATATTTTTAAAGAAACCGGCGACCTCGATAAACGGGAAGAATACATCTTGTTGGCCTACCAGATGAAAGATAAGCATGATTGTTCGGTTCCGAGCGATGTAGCCAAAATATACAATGGTTTGGGAGGGGTGGCACAGCAACGCTCGCAATACAAGAAGGCCCTGGCCTATTACGATACTTTAAAAGTGTATTGCGAAGAACACGATTTTGCCCAGGGAATTAATACCGCTTTAACCAACAGCGCATTAATTTACCAGGAACAGCAGAACTACGCGAAGGCTTTGGATTTAATTCTTGAATCGGAAAAATACGCACACGAAACCCCTTACGATACCATTTTTGCAGATAATTGTAAAACAGAACTGTACCTGAGTTTGAATGAGCCGGAAAAAGCACTGGAACTGGCTATGAAAAATTTTAAACGGCATGAACTGGTTTTCTATAGTGCTGAACACCTCAAGTGTCTTGAGTTTTTATATGAAATAAATTTTCAATTAAAAAATTACAAGGATGCTTACCGTTGGAACGACTCCTTATGGATTTATCGCGACTCTTTAAGTAACCAGGGTGTACGCACTGCCATTGCCGACCTGGAAATGCAATACCAAACCGAAAAAAAAGAACAACAAATTGCCTTACTTCAGGCAGAAAACCGGATTGAGCAACAGAAAAAGTTGGTGTACATTGCTATTTCTTTGGTTTTACTTTTACTGGTTGTAATCGGAACTTTATTGTATTTTAAAAACAAGCGCGAAAATCAAATTCATCGCCTCGAACTGCGGCAACAATTGCTGCGTTCGCAAATGAATCCACATTTTTTGTTTAACGCCCTGGGAAGCATCCAGAATTTTATGTACAAAAACGAAACTAAAAAAGCGGCTACCTACCTCGGAAATTTTGCCCGCCTAACCCGTTCAATACTCGAACATTCGGCCGAAGAGCAAATTATGTTGTGCGACGAGATTGATTTGTTAAAAAACTATCTCGAGCTGGAAATAATGCGGGCAAAAGGCAGTTTCAATTATCGCATTCAAATTGCTGATGATATGGATACCGAGTTTGTAAAAATACCTCCAATGTTGATACAACCATTTGTTGAAAATGCCGTAAAACATGGCTTGCGAAATATTAACTACCCCGGCGAGTTACTACTTGCCTTTTCCGAAACCGAAGATAAATTGCACGTTACAGTAAAAGATAATGGCCACGGGATTGGCAAAACCACTGGGAAAAAGAACCAGAATAAATCGCACCGTTCCATGTCGATGGAAATTTTTAAAGAACGACAAGGCATAATGCTGCGCCGCTATAAAAAGCAAATACAATTTATTGTAAGCGATTTGAGTATGGCCAGCCCGCGCGAAAAAGGAACAGAAGTTAAACTTACCATACCACTTTAA
- a CDS encoding LytTR family DNA-binding domain-containing protein, with product MIRTVIIEDEIHLREINRMLLTENFPDVEIVGEAGRVEDAVELIKSEKPQLVLCDIELENGNCFQVLQKCRPYNFRPVFITAFNQYAIKAIKFSAIDYILKPVNEFEFCDAIQRAIDSLPEKNSQQQTENLLAHANYGKANKKVVLRTADAMHLVDVNDIIYCKSDNSYTTFFLQDKKEVTVSKSIKEFAELFSDYNFLRPHQSFLVNLNAITKIDKTDGGFIIMDNGAEVPISSRRKQLIFEQLDNL from the coding sequence ATGATTCGTACAGTAATTATTGAAGACGAAATACATTTACGGGAAATTAACCGTATGTTGCTAACGGAAAATTTTCCGGATGTGGAAATTGTTGGAGAAGCCGGACGTGTTGAAGATGCGGTTGAGTTAATAAAATCAGAAAAACCACAGCTGGTGTTGTGTGATATTGAGCTGGAAAATGGCAATTGTTTTCAGGTTTTACAAAAATGCCGACCCTATAATTTCAGGCCTGTTTTTATTACCGCTTTTAATCAGTACGCCATTAAAGCCATTAAATTTAGTGCCATCGATTATATTTTAAAACCGGTAAACGAATTCGAATTTTGCGATGCCATTCAACGGGCTATCGACAGTTTGCCTGAAAAGAATTCGCAACAACAAACCGAAAACCTGCTGGCACATGCCAACTACGGTAAAGCTAATAAAAAGGTAGTTTTACGAACTGCCGATGCCATGCACCTGGTTGATGTTAATGATATTATTTACTGTAAAAGCGATAACAGCTATACCACCTTTTTTCTGCAAGATAAAAAAGAAGTTACTGTTTCAAAAAGCATAAAAGAGTTTGCAGAACTGTTTAGCGATTATAATTTCCTTCGACCGCATCAGTCGTTTTTGGTAAACCTAAACGCCATCACAAAAATTGATAAAACCGATGGTGGTTTTATAATTATGGACAATGGGGCAGAGGTGCCGATATCGTCGCGCCGTAAGCAGCTTATTTTTGAACAGCTCGATAACCTTTAA
- a CDS encoding outer membrane beta-barrel protein: MKTLLKTLVFSVLFFVAAQSQAQISVGGGLWYGSDINSIGISVNGKYDFNEKWAAAPAFTYFLEKDYVKWSALDLDANYNITELENIGSLYAIGGLGITFWSVDFDGGTIDMGEFGSYDLGVDASGSDVGVNLGVGLNIAASEKFAIAPEIKYTISDGSYLRIGAKILFGL; encoded by the coding sequence ATGAAAACTCTTTTAAAAACACTTGTTTTTTCAGTACTTTTTTTTGTGGCGGCTCAGTCACAGGCACAAATTAGTGTAGGTGGCGGATTATGGTATGGCAGCGATATCAATTCAATTGGAATTAGTGTTAACGGCAAGTACGACTTTAACGAGAAATGGGCAGCAGCACCTGCGTTTACCTATTTTCTTGAAAAAGATTATGTGAAGTGGTCGGCATTGGATTTGGACGCCAATTACAATATTACCGAGTTGGAAAACATTGGTTCGTTGTACGCCATTGGTGGTTTGGGTATCACTTTCTGGAGTGTTGATTTCGACGGAGGCACCATCGATATGGGGGAATTTGGTTCCTATGACCTGGGTGTGGATGCTTCGGGCTCTGATGTTGGGGTAAATCTTGGGGTTGGACTTAATATTGCAGCATCAGAAAAATTTGCCATTGCCCCCGAAATAAAATATACCATAAGCGATGGAAGCTACCTGCGAATTGGGGCTAAAATTTTATTTGGTTTGTAG
- a CDS encoding thioredoxin domain-containing protein has protein sequence MQNTNNLIHASSPYLRQHANNPVHWQSWNEELIEQAKAEDKLLLVSIGYAACHWCHVMEHESFEDEEVAAIMNKYFVCIKVDREERPDVDHYYMSAVQLMGQQGGWPLNVIALPDGRPLWGGTYFQKEVWMKNLDAVARYYKNNKPDAEEYAGKLQQGIFQVLVMPEMEAASKVNANLIERGVDGWKTHFDWQEGGRAGAPKFPMPVNLDFLLYYGFSNNDTQVMNFVETTLLKMARGGIYDQVGGGFARYSVDDKWKVPHFEKMLYDNGQLISIYSKAWQQFKNDEFKTVVYESVAFIERELMDESGAFYSSLDADSEGIEGKFYVWKQDELKTLLQDEYELFADYYNVNGHGFWEHNNYILLRKESNSTFAQKHGLAIQQLQVKTGRWKYTLLKTRSKRVRPGLDDKTLTSWNALVIKGLVEAYKAFQNDDFLRLALKNARFIQNNLLSASGKVYHSWKDGKSSIDGFLEDYALLIDAYLLLFEVTGEQDWLIHADKMAAYVQSNFYDANKHLYYFIDNREKTVITNHFQKEDNVIPASNSVMVNNLHRLYLLHARPEYLQMAEKMLQYITPHFTNYPMAYANWGSLMLKLSKPYFEVAICGINARLVLKQLQQNFQPHILWAFSETESDVAFLKNRFRQTEDLIYICKNGACQLPVDSVKEALKKLAAQ, from the coding sequence TGGTGCCATGTTATGGAGCACGAGAGTTTTGAGGATGAAGAAGTTGCGGCAATAATGAATAAATATTTTGTGTGTATAAAAGTAGACCGCGAAGAACGCCCCGATGTTGACCATTATTACATGAGTGCTGTTCAGTTAATGGGGCAACAGGGAGGCTGGCCATTAAATGTTATTGCACTGCCCGATGGACGTCCGCTTTGGGGAGGAACGTATTTTCAAAAGGAGGTTTGGATGAAAAACCTTGATGCGGTGGCACGTTACTATAAAAATAATAAACCCGATGCTGAAGAATATGCCGGCAAATTACAACAAGGTATTTTCCAGGTTTTGGTAATGCCCGAAATGGAAGCAGCAAGTAAGGTAAATGCAAACCTAATTGAACGCGGAGTAGATGGCTGGAAAACACATTTTGATTGGCAGGAAGGTGGCAGGGCAGGAGCTCCCAAATTTCCCATGCCGGTGAACCTCGATTTTTTGTTGTATTACGGATTTTCGAATAACGACACCCAGGTGATGAATTTTGTGGAAACCACTTTGCTGAAAATGGCCCGGGGTGGAATTTACGACCAGGTAGGAGGTGGTTTTGCCCGTTATTCGGTAGATGACAAATGGAAAGTGCCGCATTTCGAAAAAATGCTGTACGACAACGGTCAACTTATAAGTATTTATTCAAAAGCCTGGCAACAGTTTAAAAACGATGAGTTTAAAACGGTTGTTTACGAAAGCGTGGCTTTTATTGAACGCGAATTGATGGACGAAAGTGGAGCATTCTATTCGTCGCTTGATGCCGACAGCGAAGGCATTGAAGGAAAATTTTATGTATGGAAGCAGGATGAACTGAAAACCTTACTGCAAGATGAATACGAATTGTTTGCCGATTATTACAATGTAAATGGCCACGGTTTTTGGGAGCACAATAATTATATTTTGTTACGCAAAGAGTCGAACAGCACATTTGCCCAAAAACATGGACTAGCTATTCAGCAGTTGCAGGTAAAAACGGGAAGATGGAAATATACCCTGTTAAAAACCCGTAGCAAACGTGTTCGCCCCGGACTCGACGACAAAACGCTAACATCCTGGAATGCTCTTGTTATAAAAGGTTTAGTAGAAGCATATAAAGCTTTTCAAAACGACGATTTTTTAAGACTTGCCCTAAAAAATGCCCGGTTTATTCAAAATAATTTGCTCTCTGCCAGCGGAAAAGTGTATCATAGCTGGAAAGATGGAAAATCCTCAATTGATGGTTTTCTTGAGGACTATGCCTTGCTTATTGATGCCTATCTTTTGTTATTTGAAGTAACAGGCGAACAGGATTGGTTAATACACGCCGATAAAATGGCAGCTTATGTACAATCAAATTTTTACGATGCGAACAAACACCTGTACTATTTTATCGATAATCGTGAAAAGACTGTGATAACCAATCATTTTCAAAAAGAAGATAATGTAATACCTGCTTCCAACTCGGTAATGGTCAATAACCTTCACCGTTTGTATTTGCTGCATGCCAGGCCCGAATATTTGCAAATGGCAGAAAAAATGTTGCAATACATCACCCCTCATTTTACCAATTACCCAATGGCGTATGCCAATTGGGGGAGCCTGATGCTAAAATTAAGCAAACCTTATTTTGAGGTAGCGATTTGCGGAATTAATGCCAGGCTGGTATTAAAACAATTACAACAAAATTTTCAACCCCATATACTTTGGGCGTTTTCTGAAACCGAAAGTGATGTTGCCTTTTTAAAGAACCGTTTCAGGCAAACTGAAGACCTGATTTACATTTGCAAAAATGGCGCTTGTCAGTTGCCTGTTGATTCGGTGAAAGAGGCCCTTAAAAAACTAGCCGCGCAATGA
- a CDS encoding DUF3592 domain-containing protein, translating to MRKRQSPLGTLIFAVIFFTAGILAYQHLTKPIAEEAEASKGWPSVDGIITLSEMNKTRNSDGNDMYSAAVAYNYSVNGKAYSCSGIRVVDGSTSSKTSVKKQLRKYFKGKNVKVFYDPEFPETAVLEPGTGFLFGMLLKLPLLFCLVSVLMVLGLFKRLLFGR from the coding sequence ATGAGAAAAAGACAATCACCGCTAGGTACGTTAATTTTTGCTGTAATATTTTTTACGGCTGGTATTTTGGCCTACCAGCACTTAACAAAACCTATTGCCGAGGAAGCCGAAGCTAGCAAAGGCTGGCCATCTGTTGATGGAATAATAACGCTTTCAGAAATGAATAAAACCCGCAACAGCGATGGTAACGACATGTATTCGGCCGCAGTTGCCTACAACTATTCGGTTAACGGAAAAGCATACAGCTGTTCCGGAATTCGCGTTGTTGATGGTTCTACCAGCTCAAAAACCAGCGTAAAAAAGCAATTACGTAAATATTTTAAAGGAAAGAATGTGAAAGTATTTTACGATCCTGAATTTCCGGAAACCGCAGTGCTTGAGCCGGGAACAGGTTTTCTTTTTGGCATGTTGCTGAAGCTGCCACTCCTTTTTTGCCTTGTTTCGGTGCTCATGGTTTTGGGCTTGTTTAAACGTTTGTTATTCGGAAGATAA
- a CDS encoding TIGR00266 family protein yields the protein MNSHEVDYKIGGHDIQYVEIELDPQETVIAEAGAMLYMKEGIDFQTKMGDGSEPDKGVFGKLLSAASRKIAGESIFITHFTHRGMGKGHVAFAAPYPGTIVPIELNELGGSVIVQRDAFLCAALGTKISMHFNRKLGAGFFGGEGFILQKLQGDGRAFIHAGGTLIEHELNNETLRVDTGCVVGFQEGIDFSIEKAGGMKSMIFGGEGLFLATLRGTGKVWLQSMPISKLIEQLSPGSANAGKEQRGGLLENLLEG from the coding sequence ATGAATTCACACGAAGTAGATTACAAAATTGGCGGACACGACATTCAATACGTTGAAATTGAACTTGATCCGCAGGAAACAGTAATAGCCGAAGCCGGCGCCATGCTGTACATGAAAGAGGGTATTGATTTTCAAACCAAAATGGGCGATGGTTCTGAACCCGACAAAGGCGTTTTCGGGAAATTATTGTCGGCAGCCTCGCGCAAAATTGCCGGTGAGTCGATTTTTATTACCCATTTTACCCACCGCGGAATGGGCAAGGGACATGTGGCTTTTGCCGCGCCATATCCCGGTACCATTGTGCCCATAGAGTTAAATGAGCTGGGTGGATCCGTAATCGTACAACGCGATGCTTTTTTGTGTGCTGCTTTAGGTACCAAAATAAGTATGCACTTTAACCGTAAACTGGGCGCCGGTTTTTTTGGCGGCGAAGGTTTTATTCTGCAAAAACTTCAGGGCGATGGGCGTGCCTTTATTCATGCCGGCGGAACACTTATTGAACACGAACTAAACAACGAAACCCTGCGCGTAGATACGGGCTGTGTTGTAGGTTTCCAGGAAGGAATTGACTTTAGCATTGAAAAAGCCGGTGGCATGAAATCGATGATTTTTGGTGGTGAAGGCTTGTTTTTGGCAACCCTGCGCGGAACCGGAAAAGTGTGGTTGCAATCCATGCCTATCAGCAAACTTATTGAGCAGCTGTCGCCCGGAAGCGCAAACGCCGGTAAGGAACAACGTGGTGGCTTACTTGAAAACCTGTTGGAAGGATAA
- a CDS encoding OmpA family protein — protein MKKSFSLLAIFTLCFVLVGQAQVKDVEKEAKRQGTNRINRKIDKGIDSGFDAIEDGIGSLFGKKKKKNQGSVQQVETSMQNTSGGSNVGSGISIAGKDPEAVFNQYGMFPPDGATDVPIPVTLKWTPMNGNGFKAASYELYLEEGQTNPMQMLGSRRNNTIECKDLKPNTTYSWSFKGQAANGQYMPGGGGTFTTGDAGPMKMDVQWSKFDFVPGDEVIFSDGPDIMEENGEFPSRWDLVQGQVEIANVNGENVIMFLDGGEIIPYLENANEDYLPDVFTIEFDYYTPKNGNRLSIYLTDRKNNPQSESQEFEITPIRVSTPSNGYIEHPERDYTYCENGCWTHVSLAFTKGKLKVYLDDTRLVNIPRYTENPTGFTFYPYFADASEQKAFYAKNFRIAKGGVKYYDRVMTEGKIICNGIRFDVNKATLKPESMGPINKIYELMSKQPDLKFSVEGHTDADGDEAKNQTLSEQRAKAVADKLVEMGISADRLASKGLGESVPIDNNNSPEGKANNRRVEFVKFTGSASSSSASSSSATNSVFDELNRKSIAKKLEQLPDQNSIQVSNNTGIVNGAGTVVLYATSDGNLGKMEILDVDKNDGYKMTTRFVTYNYNGSVHSESNGLEIEATYTCDLDKGITGGDVYSENDFHFAKQGSTTSSINPGETAILRVLK, from the coding sequence ATGAAAAAAAGCTTTTCACTTCTTGCAATTTTTACCTTGTGCTTTGTGCTTGTTGGCCAGGCCCAGGTTAAAGATGTTGAAAAAGAAGCCAAACGACAAGGTACCAACCGAATTAACCGGAAAATTGATAAAGGAATTGACTCGGGCTTTGATGCCATTGAAGACGGCATTGGGAGTTTATTTGGAAAAAAGAAAAAGAAGAACCAGGGAAGTGTTCAGCAGGTTGAGACCAGTATGCAAAATACAAGTGGAGGTTCGAATGTAGGCTCCGGAATTTCCATAGCCGGAAAAGATCCGGAAGCTGTGTTTAACCAATACGGCATGTTTCCACCTGACGGGGCAACTGATGTGCCAATTCCGGTTACCCTAAAATGGACTCCAATGAATGGCAACGGTTTTAAAGCAGCCAGCTACGAACTGTATCTGGAAGAAGGCCAAACCAACCCGATGCAAATGTTGGGATCAAGACGAAATAATACCATTGAATGTAAAGATTTAAAGCCTAACACAACTTATAGTTGGAGTTTTAAAGGACAGGCAGCTAATGGTCAATATATGCCCGGAGGCGGTGGTACTTTTACAACCGGCGACGCTGGCCCCATGAAAATGGATGTGCAGTGGAGTAAGTTTGATTTTGTGCCCGGCGATGAAGTAATTTTTTCCGATGGCCCGGATATTATGGAAGAAAATGGAGAATTCCCCAGTCGGTGGGATTTAGTTCAGGGACAAGTGGAAATTGCCAATGTAAATGGTGAAAATGTAATAATGTTTTTAGATGGCGGCGAAATAATTCCATACCTCGAAAATGCAAACGAAGATTATTTACCGGATGTTTTTACAATAGAATTTGATTATTACACGCCGAAAAATGGAAACAGGCTCTCTATTTACTTAACCGATCGAAAAAATAATCCTCAAAGTGAGTCTCAGGAGTTTGAAATTACCCCAATACGGGTTAGCACCCCTTCAAATGGTTATATCGAGCATCCTGAAAGGGATTATACTTATTGTGAGAACGGCTGCTGGACCCATGTGTCGCTTGCCTTTACTAAAGGTAAATTAAAGGTATATTTAGATGATACTCGTTTGGTAAATATTCCACGCTATACCGAAAATCCCACCGGTTTTACATTCTACCCTTATTTTGCCGATGCTTCGGAGCAAAAGGCATTTTATGCCAAAAATTTCCGCATTGCCAAAGGTGGTGTAAAATACTACGATAGGGTAATGACTGAAGGAAAAATTATTTGTAACGGCATCCGTTTCGACGTAAATAAAGCCACACTAAAACCTGAAAGTATGGGGCCAATCAACAAAATTTACGAGTTAATGAGCAAGCAGCCCGACCTTAAATTTAGCGTTGAAGGTCACACCGATGCCGATGGCGATGAGGCCAAAAACCAAACCCTTTCGGAACAACGGGCAAAAGCAGTGGCCGATAAGTTAGTTGAAATGGGAATTTCAGCCGACCGTTTAGCCAGCAAAGGTTTGGGCGAAAGTGTACCGATTGATAATAACAATTCTCCCGAAGGAAAAGCTAATAACAGGCGAGTGGAATTTGTGAAATTTACGGGAAGTGCGAGCTCGTCTTCAGCAAGTAGCAGTAGTGCCACAAATTCGGTATTCGATGAGTTAAACCGAAAAAGTATTGCCAAAAAACTGGAGCAGTTACCCGATCAAAACAGTATTCAGGTAAGTAATAATACAGGAATAGTAAATGGAGCAGGAACTGTGGTGTTGTATGCTACATCCGATGGTAATTTGGGTAAAATGGAAATTCTTGATGTAGATAAAAACGATGGCTATAAAATGACCACACGTTTTGTTACCTACAATTACAATGGTTCGGTTCATAGCGAATCAAACGGATTAGAAATTGAAGCCACATACACGTGTGATTTAGATAAAGGAATTACCGGTGGAGATGTTTATTCAGAAAACGATTTTCATTTTGCTAAACAAGGCAGTACAACTTCTTCAATTAATCCTGGCGAAACAGCAATTCTTAGAGTTTTAAAATAA
- a CDS encoding DUF3078 domain-containing protein, with protein MKKLLSLFLLLPVLAFAQEKKDTLWTTSGNTTLNFSQVALSNWAAGGKSSMSGVMMLNLAANYKKDKVAWDNSFDFRYGFLKEEDVDLRKSDDKIDIASKLGIEAKKNWYYTGLLNFKSQFAAGYNYPDTDNAISKFMAPGYLNLGVGMDYKTDKFSALLAPVSGKFTFVTDDDLSDQGAFGVEPGKKSRAEMGATLKMQLVTDIVKNVTLDTKVDFFSNYFEDPQNIDIDWTMKIIMKVNDYLSANLITQLIYDDDVLILNPDTGSEVPRLQFMESFGVGLTFKF; from the coding sequence ATGAAAAAATTACTATCCTTATTTCTGTTGCTCCCAGTGCTGGCTTTTGCACAGGAAAAAAAAGACACACTTTGGACAACCAGTGGTAATACAACCCTTAATTTTTCGCAGGTAGCATTAAGCAATTGGGCTGCCGGGGGTAAAAGTTCCATGTCGGGGGTGATGATGTTAAACCTGGCTGCCAATTACAAAAAAGACAAAGTAGCCTGGGACAATAGTTTCGATTTTCGTTATGGTTTTTTAAAAGAAGAAGATGTTGATTTGCGAAAATCGGATGACAAAATTGATATTGCATCGAAGCTGGGGATTGAAGCCAAAAAGAATTGGTATTATACAGGCTTGTTAAATTTTAAATCGCAGTTTGCAGCCGGATATAATTACCCTGACACGGATAATGCCATTTCAAAATTTATGGCGCCAGGTTACCTAAATCTTGGTGTGGGTATGGATTATAAAACCGATAAATTCTCAGCTTTACTGGCACCGGTTTCCGGTAAATTTACTTTTGTAACCGACGATGATCTTTCAGACCAGGGCGCCTTTGGGGTTGAGCCTGGCAAAAAATCACGCGCAGAAATGGGGGCAACTTTAAAAATGCAGTTGGTAACCGATATTGTAAAAAATGTAACCCTGGATACCAAGGTCGATTTCTTCTCGAATTATTTTGAGGACCCGCAAAATATTGACATCGACTGGACCATGAAAATTATTATGAAGGTGAACGATTACCTGTCGGCGAACCTGATAACCCAGCTGATATACGACGACGATGTGCTTATTCTGAATCCGGATACCGGATCGGAAGTACCACGTTTGCAGTTTATGGAGTCGTTTGGGGTAGGTCTTACATTTAAATTCTAA